GCATCGATAGAGCACATGGTCAAAGATATTTCTGCGCTAAATTACGAAATCGCCACTGCGACCGATCAAATGTCGGGCGCCAGTAATGAGATCAACGACAAAGCGGTCAGTATTTCTGGGCTGGCGAACGCATCCATGCAAAGCGCAGATAACACCACCACCGCGATGCGAAACACAGAGCAGGCGCTGGCAGATCAGGCTGCACTGGTTGATCAATTCCTGCTCAGGCTTAGCCGTTAAAGAAAAATATTAAAAAGATGTGAATAGAAAATTCCTTGCTGGTATGATTTCACTTGGGTAATTTATGTGGCAAAATCGCCGCTTTTAACCTGAATATGCACATAAAAATCACACAAAGGGATACGAATGAGCAATTTACAGAAAACTTTAAAAACCGGTGCTGCTGCACTGGTTTTGACATTGGCTAACACACAAATCAGTGTTGCCGGCGTTGATGGCGGTTATTTCTCTGGCAAAAAGCAAGACTGCGAGATCTGGCGAGACGTGGCACCTTACAACTGGGCCAACACCACACGCGGCAACCAGTCTATGATTTTCTATTGCAACCGCGGTGGTTATACCGTCACCACGGTTGAGTTAAAAATCAAGCGTTTGAGCGACAACACCGTCGTATTTCGTGAAAAAAGAAAACAAAACCTCACGTCAGGATATGGCCACGGTTTCTATCCTGACCTGAGCGCCAATATCAACGAAGAATATAAAATGGAACTGGATTATACCTTCGTAAAATTGAAGCACGGCAAGCCGGTCTGGGACAATAAAAAAACCAAAACCTGTAAACGTACCTTCACCCCAACCAATGCTAATTCAACGCGCGGAGAAGTATTCTGGTCAATCAAGAGTGCGGGCACAGCCTATCATAACAATGGTTGTCAGGGCGTACGCTTCGATATTCACTAAGAGCCACCTGGGGCTGGCGCAATAAGATCAGCCTTAGCTTTACAGCCGGGATTGAACGATGAAAGCAAAATACCTGATGATCAACGTGTTGTGCTTTATGCTCGGCTTTCTTGTGGCTGCCGTGCTATTGCATAAAGAAGTACCTCAGCACTATACCCCAGTAGGCGACATTGAAAGCCCCGACACTATACCCACACCTCACACAGAGGAACGCTCACTGCCATTAAACACAGCCCAGCCAACCCCAGAAAAACGGCTTTACATCAGCGCTTCGCCTGAACCCCCAGAGCTTAAAGATGAACCTGCAAACAATGACGAAAACAAGGCCAGGCTACTATCAATAGCGCAGGATGTAGGGTTAGACAGCAGTATTTACCCGGATCTGGCTAGTTATGAAAATCAGGATATTACCAGACTGATTGAGCAGCATCTGCTGACAAACCTGCGTGCTTCACAGAGTGATGTGTATGCTCAGTTTGATGAGATAGAGCATTATCTGGAAGCCATGCCACAGATTGCCTCCGTGCAATTTTTTACTGATTTACTGACACAAGCTGAGCACAAAGGTGCGCTGTCTCAGAGCTTTGCAATCCACCTTATGGCGCAAAGCGTGGAGCAGTTTGAACCAGGTACAGAGCCGCTCAGCCAGATGCAGGATATTGTCGCTACAGCCCGGCACAGCGAGAGTGAACTGGTACGCCTGAGTGCCTTGGAGTCTCTGGCAACAATGAGCGCGGATCAGGCACAACTAAAGCGCCTGCTCGAACAGTTTCAGGCAGACGAGTCTGCGGTGGTACAGGCAAAAATTACGCTGCTTAATTATCATATGGCACTGGCAGATAAGTTAAATAATCATTGAGCCTGCGTATTACTTCTCGCAATGTGATAATTCAAAGCAGCCAGGCAATCAGGCTGGCCGCCAGGCAGTAATAGAGCATGGGAATCAGGGTGTAGCGAATAATATCACCCTCTTTGCCATGCAGGCCGACAACACTGGCGGCGGCAACCACATTCACCACTGCAATCATGTTGCCGCCATTCGCGCCGAGCATTTGTAGCGCCAGCACCAGTTGCATCTCCAGCCCGGCTTCTGCCGCCAACGCTTGCTGAAAGCTGGCAAACATCAGGTTAGAAAAGGTCGCAGAACCCGCAATGAACGCCCCCAACGCACCTACCAAGGGCGCGATAAATAACCACAGATCACTCAAATGTATGGCAACCGTCTCGGCCAGCGCCATGGGCATAGCTGGGAGGGCGGCGTTGTTGACGTCAGAGTGAAGAAAGATACGCACCATAGGCACCGCTGCACTCAGCGCAATCAAAGAGGGGAATAACATACTGACACTATTACTCAGGGCTACGCGCAGTTGCGCCGTCTTGCCATTTTGCAGCCAAAGTGCAATGAGCGCAGTCACAACAAACACACTGCCAGGCAGGTACAGGGGCATCACATTCACAGAAATGGCCGACCCCAGGATCTGCTCCCATTCAAAGTAAACGCTTTGCAGCATGGCCTTAAAAGGTAGCGCAGGGATCCGGGTCAGCACCAGGAGTGTTGCAACTAAGATGTATGGCAACCAGGCTCTGAATAAGCTCAGTGAGGGGACGAGGGTCTCTTCTACTTGAGGTGCTGTTGAGGCTCCGGATTTTGGCAATAAGAACCCTTTACGTGCCAAAGGGCAGACGATGGCCAATCCTGCCATCGCGCCCAGTACAGAGGGAAATTCCGGCCCCAGTAACCAGGCGACGCTATAGGCGGGCAGGGTAAATGCCAGCGCACTGAAAACCGCAAAAGGCGCCATCACGAACCCGGCGCGCCAGCTGGGTGAGTCGCTGAAAAAGCGGCAATACAGCACAACCATAATCAGAGGCAGCAGAGCGGCGGCAATAATATCAATACCTATGGCGGTTAGGGCAATTTGCTTCACCTCGGCGTAATCGATATTGGCCGCACCCTGGCCAATCCCGACAATCGCCGGTGTGCCAACGGCACCAAATGAGACCGCACTGGAGTCGGCAATCAGTGCCTGCACCACGGCGCTCAGCGGCGTAAAGCCCAGCGCAACCAGCAAAGGGGCGGCAATGGCGGCAGGTGTACCAAACCCCGCGGCACCTTCCAGAAAACTGCCAAATAACCAGGCAATGATGATCAGCTGCACCCTTTTGTCGGGGCTTATCCCGGCAAAGCCGTGTTTAATGGTATGGATAGCGCCGGTTTGCTGCAGCACTTTCAGTAAAAAAATCGCGCCGAAAACAATCCACACTATGGTCAGGGCGATGACCAGCCCCTCCAGCGTGGCGGCGGTAATATGTGCTAAAGGCACTTGCCAGATAAAATAAGCCGATAAGGAGGTCACGAGCAGGCTAAATGGCATGGCCTGCTTAGCAGGCAGTCTGAACAGGACCAGCAGGATAAATACGCTGAGGATCGGCACCAGGGCCGTGAACAGTTGTGGTAGCGTCATCAGAGTTTAAGAAATCCATTACTTAATGTGATGAGCTTAGCATGCCAATAAGACAGTGAATATGCTGTTTATTACTGAACAGCCATGATCTTATTGGCGCGATAGGTTAGCCAGAGGTTTTTTCTTTGAACTCACATAAGTCTTCAATAATACAGCTACCACATTTAGGCTTGCGTGCGGTACATACGTAGCGACCGAGTAAAATCAGCCAGTGATGTACGTCTACTTTAAACTCTTTGGGGACCACCTTTTCGAGCTTCTCTTCAACCGCCACCACATCTTTGCCCATGGCAAATTTGGTGCGGTTTGATACACGGAAAATGTGGGTGTCTACGGCGATAGTGGGCCAGCCGAAGGCACAATTGAGCACCACGTTGGCAGTCTTGCGGCCCACGCCGGGCAGGGCTTCGAGCGCTTCGCGATTTTCTGGCACTTCGCCGCCATGCTGCTCCATCAAAATGTGGCACATTTTGTAGACGTTGTTGGCTTTGGAGTTAAATAAGCCAATGGTTTTGATGTAGTCTCTGAGGCCATCCACGCCCAGCTCGATAATGGCCTGCGGGGTATTGGCAACCGGAAACAGCTTACGGGTGGCTTTATTGACGCTCACGTCTGTGGCCTGGGCTGATAAAGTGACGGCGACCAGCAGCTCAAACGGTGAGGTGTATTCCAGTTCAGTCTCCGGGTTGGGGTTGTCATCCCGCAAACGGGTGAGAATTTCGAGTCGTTTTGCTTTATTCATAGTACTGACTTACTTGCTGTTGATCTTATCTGAACCTGGCGGGAGAGTGACGGCTCTCCCGCTGCGCATTAATCTAAGCTGGTGACCCGAGCTCGGGGTGCTTTTTCCGGACTGGCGACGGGCTCAGCCTGGGCTTCTTTACGTGCATCAATGTAGTTTTTGGCAGCGATGATCAAACCCAGTCCTAAAAAGGCACCCGGTGGTAAAATGGCCACCAGAAACTGACTGTCGAACTCTATGACTTCGATGCGCAGTGCGATTGCCCAGTCACCCAGTAACAGGTTAGCGCCATCAAACAGCGTGCCCTGACCAATTAGCTCGCGCATGGCACCCAGTAATACCAGTACAGCACCAAACCCCAGACCCATCATAATACCGTCCCACGCAGACAACAGGGGCGTATTTTTTGAGGCATAGGCTTCTGCCCGGCCTATGATGGCGCAGTTGGTCACAATCAGTGGAATAAAGATCCCAAGTGACTGGTACAGACCAAAAGTGTAGGCGTTCATCAACAGCTGCACTATGGTTACAAAGGCGGCGATGATCATCACAAACACCGGGATCCGGATGTCTTTGGGGACCCAGTTTCGCACAATTGAGACGGTGACATTGGAGCCAACCAGTACCAGTAAAGTGGCCAGCCCCAGACCTAACGCATTGGTGATAGTGCTGGTAACGGCCAGCAACGGACACAGACCCAGCAGCTGCACCAGTGCCGGGTTGTTTTTCCACATGCCCTCGTGGGCGAGTTGTTTAAATTCACTCATTGGTGGCCTCCTGGCAGTGGTTTGGCGCTGCGAACAGCGCGTCAAAATTGCTGCGAGCGTACCAGGCGGCGGCATTTACGCTCTGCACAACGGCGCGAGGCGTAATTGTTGCACCGGTAAACTGGTCAAACTGGCCACCGTCTTTTTGCACATTAAAGGCCGGGTCTTTAGCTTGCGTAACCAAGGTTCCGGCAAAGGTGGTGATCCAGTCCGATTTGGCCAGCTCAACTTTATCGCCAAGCCCCGGGGTTTCCTCATGGCGGGTGACGCGCACGCCGGCAATTTCTCCCGTGGGATAGACGGCGCTCAGAATGTCGATATTGCCGCTGTAGCCGCGCGGCGTAATATGTTGCACCAGCAAGGCGACCGGGTCACCCTGCAGGCGGGCTCGATAGATAATGTGCGGGCCATTCGGGCCCAGCTCAGGCGCATTGCTGATGGCACAATCCAGGTAGAGCTCGTTGTCGTATTGTGCCTTGGGAATAACCTGAGTCAGTATGCGCATCAGGTGGCGCTGCTCCTGTTTGGCAATTTCTGGCGCGGTAAAGCTTTGTACCAGCGCTACACTGCCGGTGGTGGCCAGTGCAAAGGCGGTCAGGATCAGGCCGTTCTTTTTCATTGATGACAAGATCATGAGCTTGCTCCATGCCCGTAAGTACGAGGCTGCGTATAATAATCAATCAAAGGCACCGCCATATTCATGATCAGCACAGCAAAGGCGACGGCGTCCGGATAACCGCCAAAGTGGCGGATCAGATAAACCAGCAGGCCGATCAGCGCGCCATAGATTAAGCGGCCGCGATTGGTGGTACTGGCCGACACAGGATCGGTAGCAATGAAAAATGCCCCCAGCATAGTGGCACCGCTAAGCAGGTGGAACAGTGTACCTGCCTGTGTGGCCGGTGACAGCGCGTAACCTAAGCCGCTGCACACCGCCAGCGTCACGATAAATGCCACCGGGATGTGCCAGTTAATGACCTTGGTTTTCAGCAGGTACAAACCGCCCAGCAAGTAAGCCAGGTTAACCCATTGCCAGCCTTGTCCGGCATATGCTCCGAACGCGATATTATTAGTGGCTTCAGAGACAGTCAGATTCTGAGATACGGCTGTTTTGACATGATCCAGTGGTGTGGCAGAGGTGGTGCCGTCAATCACTTGGCGGGCTTCTGCCAGTGGAGCGCCCGACAGGGTGTGTTCAGTAAAAATCAGTGCCAGTTGGTCCAAAGCGGACAGCGGCGTTGCTTGTATCTCTGTGATGGGTGTCCAGCTGGTCATTTGCACCGGGAAAGAGATAAGCAGCAACACATAAGCGGCCATAGCCGGGTTGAACAGGTTAAAACCCAGGCCGCCATATAATTGTTTGACGATGACAATGGCAAATACACAGCCAATCACTGTGATCCACCAAGGTGCCAGTGGCGGAATACTCACGGCAAGCAACACGGCGGTCAGCCAGGCACTGCCATCACTGAGCGTTGGCCACACAGGTCGGCCACGCAGTTTCATCATTGCGGCTTCGCTGAGGCTGACCGTCAGCAGTGCCAGCGCCAGCTGGAACAAGGTACCTGGACCAAAAAAGTAACTCTGCACCAGGATGCCGGGGATACAGGCGGCGATGACCGTCAGCATCAGGCGGCTGAGTGTTTTATGGCTGTGATTGTGGGGCGATGAAGCCATGGTTAATTTCATGACAGATCATTTCCTTCTTGGTCTTTGGCGGCGGCCTGCTTTTTAGCTTTTGCGCGTGCCACAGCGGCTTTAATCGCCGCCTGACGTTTTTCTTCGGCGCTCAGGGGCGCATCATTCGCGGGCGATTCTTGCTCAGGTGCTGAACTGGCCTGCTCTGTATCCGCTTGCTGCTCAGCCTCTTTGGCTGCTTTCTTCGCCTTAGCACGGGCAATTGCGGCGGCTACGGCGGCTTTGCGGGGATCTTCCGGCTCAGCGTCTGTCTCGGTGGGTTGCGCCTCGTCCGTGACTGTATCCGCTTGCTGCTCGGCTTCTTTTGCGGCTTTCTTTGCTTTTGCACGGGCAATCGCGGCAGCTACAGCGGCTTTACGGGGATCTTCCGGCTCAGCGTCTGCCTCGGCGGGTTGTGCCTCGTCTGGCTGCTCGGCCTCTTTGGCAGCTTTCTTCGCTTTAGCACGGGCAATCGCAGCGGCCACGGCAGCTTTACGGGGATCTTCCGGCTCAGCGTCTGCCTCGACGAGTTGTGTCTCGTCTGGCTGTTCAGTGTCTTTGGCTGCTTTTTTCGCTTTTGCACGGGCAATCGCGGCGGCTACAGCGGCTTTACGGGGGTCTTCCGGCTCAGCGTCTGCCTCGGTGGGTTGCGCCTCGTCTGGCTGTTCAGTTTCTTTTGCGGCTTTCTTCGCTTTTGCACGGGCAATCGCGGCGGCTACAGCGGCTTTACGGGGGTCTTCGGCACCTGCATCACTCGATGATTGCGCAGTGTCGTCGTCCTGTTGCGCCGCTTTTTTCGCTTTGGCGCGAGCAATGGCTGCGGCGACGGCGGCTTTACGCGGATCGTCACTTGCTGCGGGCGCTGTAGCTGAAGACTCCGTTGCGTCGTTTTGTTGTGCTGCTTTTTTGGCTTTAGCACGGGCAATCGCAGCGGCAACGGCATCTTTACGTGACCCTTCTCCGCCTGCGTGCATTTCTGGTGTCGCTTGTGCGTCTTTTTCTGCTTTGTACTGACGTGCTTGTTCTTTGCGCTTAGCACGCTCCAGCGCCACTTCTGAATTATCCGGCTCCAGTGTGCCATCGGCCGCTTTTTTCGCTTTGGCCCGCTCAATTGCAGCTTGTACAGCAGACTGGCTGTCTTTTTTCTGCTTAACGCGTTCCATTGCGGCGCTGACCTTATCGCTTTGCTCTGCACTGCGAGTATTGCTGCGCGCTGAGCGTTTATGGCGATTCTGCCGCTCTTCCTGCTCCCGTTCAAGGCGCTCTTTACGTGCCTCAAACCGCTCCTTTGCACGCTCCGCTTTCACTTTTTCCAGTTTCTGTTCGCGGATCTCGGCTTTGGCAACCCGGTAGTACTGCACCAGTGGAATTTCACTCGGACAGACATAGGCACAGGCACCACATTCAATGCAGTCGAACAGGTTGTGCTCTTCCAGTTTGTCGTACTCTTTGCCTTTGGCAAACCATTGCAGCTGTTGCGGCAGCAGGGTTTGCGGACAGGCATCAGCACAGGCGCTACAACGAATACAAGCCTGCTCGGGGCCTGCAACCGCCAGCTCCTGATTATCAGGCGCAAGAATACAGTTGGTGGTTTTAACCACCGGAATACGGACCGTTGGCAGCGTAAAGCCCATCATAGGCCCACCCATAATAACACGCTGTTCGGCGACAGGTTCAAAGCCCTGACAGGTTAGTAAGTGCTTAATTTCACTGCCAAGCAGCGCCCAGACATTTTGTGGTGTCTGGATGGTATTGCCGGTCACAGTGACGACACGCTCAATCAACGGCTTGCCTTTGCATACGGCTTCGCTGACGGCAAACAAAGTACCGACGTTCTGTACCAGCACACCCACGTCTGCCGGGATCCCACCACTGGGCACTTCCTTTGAGGTGAGCACCTGGATCAGCTGCTTCTCCCCACCGGACGGGTACTTGACGGGCAGGCCACGGATCAGGATCTTATCGTTATGAGCCGCTGCGGCGGTCATCGCCTGAATGGCTTCAGGTTTGTTGGTTTCAATGCC
The Pseudoalteromonas viridis DNA segment above includes these coding regions:
- a CDS encoding L-lactate permease — protein: MTLPQLFTALVPILSVFILLVLFRLPAKQAMPFSLLVTSLSAYFIWQVPLAHITAATLEGLVIALTIVWIVFGAIFLLKVLQQTGAIHTIKHGFAGISPDKRVQLIIIAWLFGSFLEGAAGFGTPAAIAAPLLVALGFTPLSAVVQALIADSSAVSFGAVGTPAIVGIGQGAANIDYAEVKQIALTAIGIDIIAAALLPLIMVVLYCRFFSDSPSWRAGFVMAPFAVFSALAFTLPAYSVAWLLGPEFPSVLGAMAGLAIVCPLARKGFLLPKSGASTAPQVEETLVPSLSLFRAWLPYILVATLLVLTRIPALPFKAMLQSVYFEWEQILGSAISVNVMPLYLPGSVFVVTALIALWLQNGKTAQLRVALSNSVSMLFPSLIALSAAVPMVRIFLHSDVNNAALPAMPMALAETVAIHLSDLWLFIAPLVGALGAFIAGSATFSNLMFASFQQALAAEAGLEMQLVLALQMLGANGGNMIAVVNVVAAASVVGLHGKEGDIIRYTLIPMLYYCLAASLIAWLL
- the nth gene encoding endonuclease III, yielding MNKAKRLEILTRLRDDNPNPETELEYTSPFELLVAVTLSAQATDVSVNKATRKLFPVANTPQAIIELGVDGLRDYIKTIGLFNSKANNVYKMCHILMEQHGGEVPENREALEALPGVGRKTANVVLNCAFGWPTIAVDTHIFRVSNRTKFAMGKDVVAVEEKLEKVVPKEFKVDVHHWLILLGRYVCTARKPKCGSCIIEDLCEFKEKTSG
- a CDS encoding electron transport complex subunit E; the encoded protein is MSEFKQLAHEGMWKNNPALVQLLGLCPLLAVTSTITNALGLGLATLLVLVGSNVTVSIVRNWVPKDIRIPVFVMIIAAFVTIVQLLMNAYTFGLYQSLGIFIPLIVTNCAIIGRAEAYASKNTPLLSAWDGIMMGLGFGAVLVLLGAMRELIGQGTLFDGANLLLGDWAIALRIEVIEFDSQFLVAILPPGAFLGLGLIIAAKNYIDARKEAQAEPVASPEKAPRARVTSLD
- the rsxG gene encoding electron transport complex subunit RsxG encodes the protein MILSSMKKNGLILTAFALATTGSVALVQSFTAPEIAKQEQRHLMRILTQVIPKAQYDNELYLDCAISNAPELGPNGPHIIYRARLQGDPVALLVQHITPRGYSGNIDILSAVYPTGEIAGVRVTRHEETPGLGDKVELAKSDWITTFAGTLVTQAKDPAFNVQKDGGQFDQFTGATITPRAVVQSVNAAAWYARSNFDALFAAPNHCQEATNE
- the rsxD gene encoding electron transport complex subunit RsxD, with translation MKLTMASSPHNHSHKTLSRLMLTVIAACIPGILVQSYFFGPGTLFQLALALLTVSLSEAAMMKLRGRPVWPTLSDGSAWLTAVLLAVSIPPLAPWWITVIGCVFAIVIVKQLYGGLGFNLFNPAMAAYVLLLISFPVQMTSWTPITEIQATPLSALDQLALIFTEHTLSGAPLAEARQVIDGTTSATPLDHVKTAVSQNLTVSEATNNIAFGAYAGQGWQWVNLAYLLGGLYLLKTKVINWHIPVAFIVTLAVCSGLGYALSPATQAGTLFHLLSGATMLGAFFIATDPVSASTTNRGRLIYGALIGLLVYLIRHFGGYPDAVAFAVLIMNMAVPLIDYYTQPRTYGHGASS
- the rsxC gene encoding electron transport complex subunit RsxC → METLLEQIEHGKLWQFPGGIHPPEQKSVSNQASIGRIPLPDYLVLPLKQHIGANGQLLVNKGDSVRKGQPLTRPGANWSLPVHAPTSGVISDIKPMPSAHPSALPELSIVLTPDGEDKWCELNPVADYTQLDKQALIDIIHHAGIAGMGGAGFPTYVKADSAKHKPVEFLVVNGVECEPYITADDLLMREHAEQIVQGIEIMQHLLNPQYVLVGIETNKPEAIQAMTAAAAHNDKILIRGLPVKYPSGGEKQLIQVLTSKEVPSGGIPADVGVLVQNVGTLFAVSEAVCKGKPLIERVVTVTGNTIQTPQNVWALLGSEIKHLLTCQGFEPVAEQRVIMGGPMMGFTLPTVRIPVVKTTNCILAPDNQELAVAGPEQACIRCSACADACPQTLLPQQLQWFAKGKEYDKLEEHNLFDCIECGACAYVCPSEIPLVQYYRVAKAEIREQKLEKVKAERAKERFEARKERLEREQEERQNRHKRSARSNTRSAEQSDKVSAAMERVKQKKDSQSAVQAAIERAKAKKAADGTLEPDNSEVALERAKRKEQARQYKAEKDAQATPEMHAGGEGSRKDAVAAAIARAKAKKAAQQNDATESSATAPAASDDPRKAAVAAAIARAKAKKAAQQDDDTAQSSSDAGAEDPRKAAVAAAIARAKAKKAAKETEQPDEAQPTEADAEPEDPRKAAVAAAIARAKAKKAAKDTEQPDETQLVEADAEPEDPRKAAVAAAIARAKAKKAAKEAEQPDEAQPAEADAEPEDPRKAAVAAAIARAKAKKAAKEAEQQADTVTDEAQPTETDAEPEDPRKAAVAAAIARAKAKKAAKEAEQQADTEQASSAPEQESPANDAPLSAEEKRQAAIKAAVARAKAKKQAAAKDQEGNDLS